From Luteolibacter sp. Y139, one genomic window encodes:
- a CDS encoding efflux RND transporter periplasmic adaptor subunit, with product MSDGKSDTPPWEGKRGGSAKGLVRRLIPWLIVGALVALVAMGLKPKPVEVETGVVARAPLTVRVSEEGKTRIRNRYVVAAPLAGRMRRVPFKPGDEIKAGDTVVTAIEPLAAPLLDPRAKALAEAILATREAARNRASESLKAAQSAKTMADLNLDRIHTLKGGAVSQADRDRAEMEGSMRAADVRAAEFALKASEYEVAQAHAALDRPAVTIEGNAIEVKSPVSGRLLNVMQESETVVTAGTPIAEIGDPVDIEIEAEILSRDAVAMKPGDAVSIEQWGGPQPLEARVRRIEPAAFTKISALGVEEQRVFVLCDLVNPTEQAKALGDRYRVEVRVAVWHSDDALVVPAGALFREGNLWKTFVFRDGKAQSITLEAGKTDGHFTEVVSGLAAGDEVLLHPPDTVKDGTPVTKRK from the coding sequence ATGTCTGACGGCAAAAGCGACACACCACCCTGGGAAGGCAAACGCGGCGGCTCCGCCAAAGGACTGGTGCGACGGTTGATCCCCTGGCTCATCGTCGGCGCCCTGGTCGCGCTCGTGGCGATGGGCCTGAAGCCGAAGCCTGTCGAGGTGGAAACCGGCGTGGTGGCCCGCGCGCCGCTGACCGTCCGCGTTTCCGAGGAAGGCAAGACGCGCATCCGCAATCGCTACGTGGTCGCCGCACCGCTGGCCGGCCGCATGCGCCGCGTGCCCTTCAAGCCGGGCGACGAGATCAAGGCGGGCGACACCGTTGTCACGGCGATCGAACCTCTGGCTGCTCCCCTGCTCGATCCGCGTGCAAAGGCGCTGGCGGAAGCGATCCTCGCCACCCGTGAGGCAGCACGCAACCGTGCCAGTGAATCGCTCAAGGCGGCGCAGAGCGCCAAGACCATGGCGGACCTCAATCTCGATCGCATCCACACCTTGAAAGGCGGCGCTGTTTCGCAAGCCGACCGCGATCGCGCGGAGATGGAAGGCTCGATGCGCGCGGCCGACGTGCGCGCCGCGGAGTTCGCGCTGAAGGCCTCCGAGTATGAAGTGGCCCAGGCCCACGCCGCGCTCGACCGCCCGGCCGTCACGATCGAGGGCAATGCCATCGAAGTGAAATCGCCGGTCTCCGGTCGCCTTTTGAATGTGATGCAGGAAAGCGAGACCGTGGTCACCGCGGGCACTCCGATCGCCGAGATCGGTGACCCGGTGGACATCGAGATCGAAGCGGAGATCCTTTCACGCGACGCCGTGGCGATGAAGCCGGGCGACGCCGTCAGCATCGAGCAATGGGGCGGACCGCAGCCGCTGGAGGCGCGGGTGCGCCGGATCGAGCCCGCCGCCTTTACCAAGATCTCCGCGCTCGGCGTGGAAGAGCAGCGCGTCTTCGTGCTGTGCGATCTGGTGAACCCGACGGAGCAGGCCAAGGCGCTGGGTGATCGTTACCGCGTCGAAGTCCGCGTCGCCGTCTGGCATAGTGACGACGCACTGGTCGTGCCCGCGGGAGCCCTGTTCCGCGAAGGCAATCTGTGGAAGACCTTCGTCTTCCGCGATGGCAAGGCGCAGAGCATCACCCTGGAAGCTGGAAAGACCGATGGTCATTTCACGGAGGTGGTGTCCGGTCTCGCCGCCGGCGATGAAGTGCTGCTTCACCCGCCGGACACGGTGAAGGATGGCACGCCGGTGACGAAGCGGAAGTAG